The Corvus moneduloides isolate bCorMon1 chromosome 1, bCorMon1.pri, whole genome shotgun sequence nucleotide sequence cgtgtgtgagtattcccgggaattccgggaattctgggaattctgggagctccggaatcggctttgtccggcagctgaacgtgtgtgagtattcccgggaattccgggaattctgggaattctgggagctccgGAATCGGCTTCgtccggcagctgaacgtgtgtgagtattcccgggaattccgggaattctgggaattctgggagcgttgGGAATCGGCTTCGTGcggcagctgaacatgtgtgagtattcccgggaattccgggaattccgggaattctgggagcgttgggaatcggctttgtgcggcagctgaacatgtgtgagtattcccgggaattccgggaattccgggaattctgggagctccgGAATCGGCTTCGTGcggcagctgaacatgtgtgagtattcccgggaattccgggaattctgggaattctgggagcgttgggaatcggcttcgtccggcagctgaacatgtgtgagtattcccgggaattccgggaattctgggaattctgggagcgttgggaatcggctttgtccggcagctgaacatgtgtgagtattcccgggaattccgggaattctgggaattctgggagcgttgggaatcggcttcgtccggcagctgaacatgtgtgagtattcccgggaattccgggaattctgggaattctgggagctccggaatcggctttgtccggcagctgaacatgtgtgagtattcccgggaattccgggaattctgggaattctgggagctccgGAATCGGCTTCgtccggcagctgaacgtgtgtgagtattcccgggaattccgggaattctgggaattctgggagctccgGAATCGGCTTTGtgcggcagctgaacgtgtgtgagtattcccgggaattccgggaattctgggaattctgggagcgctgggaatcggctttgtccggcagctgaacatgtgtgagtattcccgggaattccgggaattctgggaattctgggagcgttgggaatcggcttcgtgcggcagctgaacgtgtgtgagtattcccgggaattccgggaattctgggaattctgggagtgttgggaatcggctttgtccggcagctgaacatgtgtgagtattcccgggaattccgggaattctgggagctccgGAATCGGCTTCGtgcggcagctgaacgtgtgtgagtattcccgggaattccgggaattccgggaattctgggagcgttgggaatcggcttcgtccggcagctgaacatgtgtgagtattcccgggaattccgggaattctgggaattctgggagcgttgggaatcggctttgtccggcagctgaacgtgtgtgagtattcccgggaattccgggaattctgggaattctgggagcgttgggaatcggctttgtccggcagctgaacgtgtgtgagtattcccgggaattccgggaattctgggaattctgggagctccgGAATCGGCTTCGtgcggcagctgaacgtgtgtgagtattcccgggaattccgggaattccgggaattctgggagctccgGAATCGGCTTCGTCcggcagctgaacatgtgtgagtattcccgggaattccgggaattctgggaattctgggagcgctgggaatCGGCTTTGtgcggcagctgaacgtgtgtgagtattcccgggaattccgggaattctgggaattctgggagcgttgggaatcggctttgtccggcagctgaacgtgtgtgagtattcccgggaattccgggaattctgggaattctgggagctccgGAATCGGCTTTGtgcggcagctgaacgtgtgtgagtattcccgggaattccgggaattctgggaattctgggagcgctGGAATTCCAGGATTGGAGCCATTCCCAAGCCAGGACACCCCGGAATTCCGGGATTTCCTTCCCCAATTCCCGccattcccacttttccagaCGGGTCCCAGAAGGTGGAGCCGGGATCCAGGATCCCCCAATCCCTGGGAATTCCCTGATCCCACTCAGGAATTCTGGGATTGGAGCCATTCCTAAGCCAGGACACCTCGGAATTCCCAGATTTCCTCCccaattcccattttcccagaCAAGTTCCAGAATGTGGTGCCCGGATCCAGGAATTCCCTGATTGGAACCGTTCCCATCATGGAACATCCCAGAATTCCCGAATTTCCTTCCCAATTCCCGGCATTCCCAATTCCCAGACGGGTCCCAGAAGGTGGAGCTGGGATCCAGGATCCCCCAATACCTGGGAATTCCCATCCCGGTCAGGAATTCCAGGATTGGAGCCATTCCCAAGCAGCCCCTCCATGCTCGGACACCTCGGAATTCCGGGATTTCCTCCCCGAATTCCCGGCATTCCCGCTTTTCCAGACGGCTTCCGGAAGGTGGTGCACATCGAGCAGGGCGGGCTGGTGAAGCCGGAGAAGGACGACACGGAATTCCAGCATCCCTTCTTCCTGCggggccaggagcagctcctggagaacATCAAGAGGAAAGTCACCCACTCCAGCGTGAGTTCCCGggaaattcccaaaaaaaaaaaaaaaattccggGAATACCCCGAAAAAATCCCGGAGAAAAAGGGCCAGGAAATCCcgggaaaaggggaaaaaaacggAAAAAACGCCCCAAAAATTgtataaaaatcccaaaacaattGTAAAAAGATCCTGAAACAATGCCCTAAAAAAAGTCCCCAAAGTGTCTAAAAATTCCcgaaaaataaaaaaaaattccaggaatatcccaaaaaattcccaaagaaaaagagCCAGAAAATCCcgggaaaaaggaaaaaaaaactgaaaaaaagacccaaaaaattgtaagaaaatcccaaaacaaTTGTGAAAAGATCCTAAAACAATGCCCTAAAAAAAGTCCCCAAAGCATctaaaaattcccaaaaaaattcCGGGAATTTCCCAATaaaattccaaagaaaaagggccagaaaatcccagaaaaaaacccaaaaaaaatccccccaaaaatgcccaaaaaaatcctaaaaaaatcccccaagaTCCCCAAAGTtctgaaaaatcccaaactccCCTAAAACTCCCCAACACTTCTCAAAGGTCCTGGAAAATTCCAGAAAATTCCGGGAATACCCCGAAAAAATCCCGGAGAAAAAGGGCCAGAAAATCCcgggaaaaaggaaaaaaaactgaaaaaaagccccaaaaaattgtaagaaaatccccaaaaaattgGAAAAAGATCCTAAAACAATGCCCTAAAAAAAGTCCCCAAAGCATctaaaaattcccaaaaaatcaaaaaaaattcCGGGaatttcccaaaaaaatcccgaAGAAAAAGGGCCagaaaatcccaggaaaaggaaaaaaaaaacctaaaaaaatgccccaaaaaattctaaaaaattccccaaaaaattcccaaaaaattccaaaaattctaaaaaattcccaaactccccaaagcctttaaaaaaagccaaaaaaccaaaaaacaccaaaaaaaaaatccataaaaattaaaaaaaatctgaaaaaaaatcccaaaaaattccaaaaaattccaaaaattctaaaaaaaatcccaaactcccCAAAGCCTctggaaaaagccaaaaaaccaaaaaaaaaaacccaaaaaaaagccaaaaaaatccatgaaaactttaaaaaatccgaaaaaaatcccaaaaaaatcccaaaaattcccaaaaaattccccaaaccTTCCCGGAATTGTGGGATGTGCAGGTGTCGGGGCTGAAGGGGGACGAGGTGCGCGTGCGGCAGGACAGCGTGGCGCGGCTGCTCCcgaaaaatccccccaaaatcctaaaaaaaaatccccaaaaattctaaaaaatcccaaaaaattctaaaaaatccaaaaaaattctttaaaagtcCCAGATATTCTGAAAACTTCCAAACTTTAGTAAAATCTCCCCAAAGCCTCTAAAAATGgtcaaaaaccccaaaaaatccaaagaaaagccaaaaaaatctgaaaaaagtccaaaaaaattctaaaaaaatctgaaaaagtccgaaaaaaaatctgaaaaaaatcccaaaaaattcctaaaattttccagaaattcccaaaaattcctgAGAATTCTAAAATTTCCCAAACTGCCCAAAGCCTCTAAAAATGGCCAAAGAACtgaaaaaccccccaaaaaaagaattaaaaaattgtcccaaaaaatccagaaaaaataaaaaaaatcgggaaaaaataaataaaaaattctaaaaaattcCCAAGGAATTTCTATAAATTCTAAAAATTCCCAAACTCCCCAAAGCCTCAAAAAATGGCCGAAGaacccaaaaacccaaaaaaaaagtccaaaaaaatccaaaaaaaattcaaaaaaatccctaaaaaatctggaaaaaattcgaaaaaaatcccaaaaaaatcccaaaaaaatcccaaaaattcccaaaaaattcccaaaaactTCCCAAACGTTCCCGGATGTGCAGGTGTCGGGGCTGAAGGGGGCCGAGGTGCGCGTGCGGCAGGACAGTGTGGCGCGGCTGCTCCcgaaaaatccccccaaaatcctaaaaaaaaatccaaaaaaaattctaaaaaaaatcccaaaaaaatcccaaaaaatcccaaaaaattcTAGAAATTCCTGAACTTTTTCAAAATCTTCCCAAAGCCTCTAAAAATGgcaaaaaccaagaaaaaagccaaagaaaagcCCAAAAAAATCGAAAAAAGTccaaaaaaattctaaaaaaatctgaaaaagtccgaaaaaaatctgaaaaaaatcccaaaaaattcctaaaattttccagaaattcccaaaaattcctgAGAATTCTAAAATTTCCCAAACTGCCCAAAGCCTCTAAAAATGgccaaaaaactgaaaaaaacccaaaaaaagaattaaaaaactgccaaaataaatccagaaaaaatttaaaaaaaaatctggaaaaagtaaataaaaaattcccAAAAGTTCCCAAGAAATTCCTATAAATTCTAAAAATTCCCAAACTCCCCAAAGCCTCAAAAAATGGCCGAAGaacccaaaaacccaaaaaaaaagtccaaaaaaatcaaaaaaaaactcaaaaaaatcctaaaaaagtctaaaaaaaattcgaaaaaaatcccaaaaaaatcccaaaaattcccaaaaaattccccaaaccTTCCCGGAATTGTGGGATGTGCAGGTGTCGGGGCTGAAGGGGGACGAGGTGCGCGTGCGGCAGGACAGCGTGGCGCGGCTGCTGGCCGACATGCAGGCCATGAGGGGCAAGCAGGACAGCCTGGACTCGCGGCTGCTCGCCATGAAACAGTACGGGATCGGGGATCGGGGATCGGGGATCGGGGATCGGGATCTGGGATCgggatctgggatttgggatctgggatttgggatcgggATCTGGGATCGGGGTTTGGGAGTTGGGGTTTGGGAtcgggatttggggtttgggatttgggatcgggGATCGGGGATTGGGATCTGggattgggatttgggatttgggatctgggatcggggtttgggatttggggtttgggatcgggatttggggtttgggatttgggatcgggGATCTGGGATCGGGATCTGGGAtcgggatttggggtttgggatttgggatcgggGATCTGGGATCGGGATTCGGGATCTGGGATCTTGGGATCGGGATCTGGGAtcgggatttggggtttgggatttgggatcggggatctgggatctgggatctgggatcgggatttggggtttgggatttgggatcgggGATCgggatctgggatttgggatctgggatcgggatcggggtttggggtttgggatcgGGGATCgggatctgggatttgggatctgggatcgGGATCTGGGATCgggatctgggatttgggatctggggtttggggtttgggatctgggatttggggtttgggatctgggatcgggatttgggatctgggatcgggatttgggatctggggtTTGGGATCGGGGTTTGGGATCTGGGATCGGGGATCgggatctgggatttggggtttgggatcgGGGTTTGGGATCTGGGATCGGGGATCgggatctgggatttggggtttgggatcggggtttgggatttgggatctgggatctgggatttgggatcggggtttgggatctgggatttggggtttgggatctgGGATCGGGATCTGGGATCgggatctgggatttgggatctgggatttgggatctgggatctgggatttgggatcggggtttggggtttgggatctgggatttggggtttgggatctgGGATCAGGATTTGGGATCgggatctgggatttgggatctgggatttgggatctgggatttgggatcgggatttggggtttggggtttggggattgggatttgggatctggggtTTGGGATCGGGGTTTGGGATCTGGGATCGGGGATCgggatctgggatttggggtttgggatcggggtttgggatttgggatctggggtttgggatttggggtttgggatctgggatcggggtttggggtttggggtttgggatctgggatcggggtttggggtttggggtttggggtttgggatcgggatcgggatttGGGATCAGGATCAGGGTTTGGGATCGGGGtttgggatcgggatcggggtttgggatcgggatcaggatTTGGGATcggggtttgggatttgggatcggggtttgggatttggggtttggggtttgggatcggggtttgggatttgggatctggggtttggggtttgggatttgggatctgggatcgggatttgggatctggggtTTGGGATCGGGGTTTGGGATCTGGGATCGGGGATCgggatctgggatttggggtttgggatcggggtttgggatttgggatcggggtttgggatttgggatctggggtttgggatctgggatttggggtttgggatctgGGATCGGGGTTTGGCATTTGAGATCGCGATCGGGGCTTGGCATctgggtttgggatttggagtttgggatttgggatggagggaattggggtttggggttggggtttgggatttgggatttgggatcggggtttgggatttggggtttggggtttgggatcgGGATTTGGGATCAGGATCAGGGTTTGGGATCGGGGtttgggatcgggatcaggatttgggattggggtttgggatcggggtttgggatggagaggatttgggatggagggggTTGGGATGGAgggggttggggtttggggtttggggtttggggtttggggtttggggttcggggtggaggggatttggggtagagaggatttgggatttgggatggagggatttgggatttgggatttgggatttgggatttggggtttgggctTTTGGGTTTGGGATAACGCTGCTGCTCCCGGTGTTCCCCCATCCTATTCCCACTTTTCCCGTGTCCTGGATTTGGGATTCtcctgggttttggggtttcctggatttgggatttcctgggtttgggatttcctgggtttgggatttcctgggtttggggtttcctGGTTCAGGGGGTTCCTGCAtttggggtgtcctgggtttggggtgttcaggatttggggattttttggatTTGGGGCAGATCCGGGGGGGTTGATCCAGGGGTTGGATCCCGGGATGGATCCGGGGGGGTTGATCCAGGGGTTGGATCCCGGGATGGATCCGGGGTTGATCCCAAGGGATGGATCCATGGGATGGATCCGGGGGGTTGATCCCAAGGGATGGATCCATGGGATGGATCCGGGGATTGATCACGGGATTGATCCCAAGGGAGTTGATCCAAGGGGTAGATCCCAAGGGGTGAATCCAGAGAGTAGATCCCAGGGCGTTGGTCCCAAGGGGTGGatccagggatggatccagagAGGAGATCCCAAGGGATAAATCCCATGGGATGAATCCAAGGGATGGATCCCATGGGTAGATCCCAAGGGGTGGATCCTGAGAGTAGATCCCAAGGGGTGGATCCCAGGGGTAGATCCCAAGGGGGGGATCCAAGGGATGGATCCATGGGATGGATCCAAGGGATGGATCCCAGGTGTAGATCCcaagggatggatccaggggtAGATCCCCAGGGGTGGATCCAGGGGGTTGATCCAGGAAGTTGATCCCAAGGGGTGGATCCAAGGGATGAACCCAAGGGATGGATCTGGGAGTAGATCCCAAGGCATGGATCTGGGAGTAGATCCCAAGGGATGGATCCATGGGATGAATCCAAGGAAGTCGATCCcaagggatggatccaggggtTGATCACGGGATTGATCCGAGGGATGAATCCgtgggatggatccagggatggatc carries:
- the LOC116443758 gene encoding heat shock factor protein-like produces the protein MYGFRKVVHIEQGGLVKPEKDDTEFQHPFFLRGQEQLLENIKRKVTHSSVSGLKGDSVARLLADMQAMRGKQDSLDSRLLAMKQYGIGDRGSGIGDRDLGSGSGIWDLGFGIGIWDR